In Capsicum annuum cultivar UCD-10X-F1 chromosome 7, UCD10Xv1.1, whole genome shotgun sequence, one genomic interval encodes:
- the LOC107878550 gene encoding 60S ribosomal protein L18a-like protein: MSEEGKDRHHHHYHHHHYHHETSQPPLPSVADEYGTFQALSKPAVTGFPQPVPPPGALEPAEYYARGYQSVPVYVADEKGAVSEPPLPCCGIGLGWFLFIIGFFLPAIPWYVAAFTLLCARSVDHREKPGYVACSIAAVLATIGIIFDWTMMLSGRW, translated from the exons ATGAGTGAAGAAGGCAAGGACAGGCATCAtcatcactaccaccaccaccactatcaccaTGAGACAAGCCAACCACCACTACCATCAGTAGCTGATGAATATGGTACTTTCCAAGCACTTTCTAAACCTGCAGTAACTGGTTTCCCTCAGCCAGTTCCTCCACCTGGGGCACTTGAACCTGCTGAATACTATGCTCGTGGCTATCAGTCTGTTCCTG tttatgtGGCTGATGAAAAGGGAGCTGTGAGTGAGCCTCCCCTTCCTTGCTGTGGTATTGGTCTTGGCTGGTTCTT gtTCATTATTGGTTTCTTTCTTCCTGCCATCCCTTGGTATGTTGCTGCATTTACCCTGCTTTGCGCCAGATCAGTTGATCATCGAGAGAAACCAGGATACGTTGCATGCTCCATTGCT GCTGTTCTCGCTACAATTGGCATCATATTTGACTGGACAATGATGTTATCAGGAAGGTGGTGA
- the LOC107878549 gene encoding 60S ribosomal protein L18a-like protein isoform X3 produces MTQGHHHHHDGHHHHHGHHHQHGPHHGHHHRHGHHHHHHHEDSQPPPPPPRPPVVGFPKPVLRLGALEPSEYYVRGYQSVPGYVVDEKGAEREPRLPCCGIGLGWFLFIIGFLLAAIPWYVAAFILLCTRSVDHREKPGYVTCTIAAVLATIAIIFGLTRI; encoded by the exons ATGACTCAAGGTCATCATCACCACCACGATGGCCATCACCACCATCATGGCCACCATCACCAGCATGGCCCCCATCATGGCCATCACCATCGTCATggccatcatcatcatcaccaccatGAGGATAgccaaccaccaccaccaccaccacggCCACCAGTAGTTGGTTTCCCTAAGCCAGTTCTTCGACTTGGAGCACTTGAACCTTCTGAATACTATGTTCGTGGCTATCAGTCTGTTCCTG gTTATGTGGTTGATGAGAAGGGGGCTGAAAGAGAGCCTCGCCTTCCTTGCTGCGGTATTGGTCTGGGATGGTTCTT gttCATTATTGGTTTCCTTCTTGCTGCCATCCCTTGGTATGTTGCTGCATTTATCCTGCTTTGCACCAGATCAGTTGATCATCGAGAGAAACCAGGATATGTTACATGCACCATAGCT GCTGTTCTTGCTACAATTGCCATCATATTTGGGTTGACAAGGATTTAA
- the LOC107878549 gene encoding sarcoplasmic reticulum histidine-rich calcium-binding protein isoform X1 — protein MSEEGHHYHHGHHHHHDHGHHHGHHHDHHHDHHHDHHHDHHEDSPPPPPPPPAIAEYGTFQPPPQTVVGFPQPVPPPGTLEPSEYYARGYQSVPGHHHHHDGHHHHHGHHHQHGPHHGHHHRHGHHHHHHHEDSQPPPPPPRPPVVGFPKPVLRLGALEPSEYYVRGYQSVPGYVVDEKGAEREPRLPCCGIGLGWFLFIIGFLLAAIPWYVAAFILLCTRSVDHREKPGYVTCTIAAVLATIAIIFGLTRI, from the exons ATGAGTGAAGAAGGTCATCATTACCACCAtggccaccaccaccatcatGACCATGGCCACCACCATGGCCACCACCATGACCACCACCATGATCACCATCATGACCACCACCATGACCACCATGAGGATagcccaccaccaccaccaccaccaccagcaaTAGCTGAATATGGTACTTTTCAACCACCTCCTCAAACAGTAGTTGGTTTCCCTCAGCCAGTTCCTCCACCTGGGACACTTGAACCTTCTGAATACTATGCTCGTGGCTATCAGTCTGTTCCAG GTCATCATCACCACCACGATGGCCATCACCACCATCATGGCCACCATCACCAGCATGGCCCCCATCATGGCCATCACCATCGTCATggccatcatcatcatcaccaccatGAGGATAgccaaccaccaccaccaccaccacggCCACCAGTAGTTGGTTTCCCTAAGCCAGTTCTTCGACTTGGAGCACTTGAACCTTCTGAATACTATGTTCGTGGCTATCAGTCTGTTCCTG gTTATGTGGTTGATGAGAAGGGGGCTGAAAGAGAGCCTCGCCTTCCTTGCTGCGGTATTGGTCTGGGATGGTTCTT gttCATTATTGGTTTCCTTCTTGCTGCCATCCCTTGGTATGTTGCTGCATTTATCCTGCTTTGCACCAGATCAGTTGATCATCGAGAGAAACCAGGATATGTTACATGCACCATAGCT GCTGTTCTTGCTACAATTGCCATCATATTTGGGTTGACAAGGATTTAA
- the LOC107878549 gene encoding 60S ribosomal protein L18a-like protein isoform X2 yields MSEEGHHYHHGHHHHHDHGHHHGHHHDHHHDHHHDHHHDHHEDSPPPPPPPPAIAEYGTFQPPPQTVVGFPQPVPPPGTLEPSEYYARGYQSVPGYVVDEKGAEREPRLPCCGIGLGWFLFIIGFLLAAIPWYVAAFILLCTRSVDHREKPGYVTCTIAAVLATIAIIFGLTRI; encoded by the exons ATGAGTGAAGAAGGTCATCATTACCACCAtggccaccaccaccatcatGACCATGGCCACCACCATGGCCACCACCATGACCACCACCATGATCACCATCATGACCACCACCATGACCACCATGAGGATagcccaccaccaccaccaccaccaccagcaaTAGCTGAATATGGTACTTTTCAACCACCTCCTCAAACAGTAGTTGGTTTCCCTCAGCCAGTTCCTCCACCTGGGACACTTGAACCTTCTGAATACTATGCTCGTGGCTATCAGTCTGTTCCAG gTTATGTGGTTGATGAGAAGGGGGCTGAAAGAGAGCCTCGCCTTCCTTGCTGCGGTATTGGTCTGGGATGGTTCTT gttCATTATTGGTTTCCTTCTTGCTGCCATCCCTTGGTATGTTGCTGCATTTATCCTGCTTTGCACCAGATCAGTTGATCATCGAGAGAAACCAGGATATGTTACATGCACCATAGCT GCTGTTCTTGCTACAATTGCCATCATATTTGGGTTGACAAGGATTTAA